One window from the genome of Alosa alosa isolate M-15738 ecotype Scorff River chromosome 15, AALO_Geno_1.1, whole genome shotgun sequence encodes:
- the zgc:114130 gene encoding mRNA decay activator protein ZFP36 isoform X1, whose product MPSYALNQFIDLDEVLCKQLLSLDLREPPKMSALPVSPVGHKKIRPSCSFSSSSCLSDSKVNAAGTTGHWGQPADIPLPSNWNKMSFWAERSVSMVEGSTSSLGWASTEPGSCKPASASSCTSLPSVSMATSTATSTTSSRYKTELCRTYAERGMCKYGSKCQFAHGLEELRDLNRHPKYKTEPCRTFHSVGFCPYGIRCHFVHNNEDDDHAHAHTRPKQFSSSSSTGRVPSQRPPLLKQSFSFAGFPSNHPPPPPAMDPTLPHAYLRAPSLSPPASSDLSELLSLAFHDVDVASASLVAAAAAATAAALEASVCDPQPQFLPSPDSGCSSCSLASSSALLPPTHSLLEPAERCLQQSPTGGPGAMLTAASSSSTAMGVRSLSHTSLSDHEGGCGSSASSLSGSDSCASGFEGVGKRLPIFSQLSVPDDGFFSEGSSTGFFL is encoded by the exons ATGCCGTCGTACGCTCTAAATCAGTTTATTGATTTGGATGAAGTTCTGTGCAAG CAGCTTCTCAGTCTTGACCTCCGGGAACCTCCAAAGATGTCTGCCTTGCCAGTTTCACCAGTCGgacacaaaaaaatcagaccctcctgttccttctcctcctcctcgtgctTGAGCGACTCCAAAGTCAACGCTGCGGGGACCACTGGCCATTGGGGGCAGCCCGCCGACATCCCTCTTCCCTCAAACTGGAACAAGATGTCATTCTGGGCCGAGCGTTCTGTCAGCATGGTGGAGGGCAGCACCAGCAGCCTGGGATGGGCCTCCACAGAGCCCGGCAGCTGCAAGCCGGCCTCAGCCAGCTCCTGCACTTCCCTGCCGTCCGTGTCGATGGCGACATCCACAGCCACGTCCACCACTTCGTCGCGCTACAAGACAGAGCTGTGCCGCACGTATGCCGAACGCGGCATGTGCAAGTACGGCAGCAAGTGCCAGTTCGCTCACGGCCTCGAGGAGCTGCGCGACCTCAACCGGCACCCCAAGTACAAGACGGAGCCGTGCCGCACGTTCCACTCAGTGGGCTTCTGTCCGTACGGCATCCGCTGCCACTTTGTACACAACAACGAGGACGACGaccacgcgcacgcacacactcgccCGAAGCagttttcctcttcctcctcaacAGGCCGTGTCCCATCCCAGCGTCCCCCTCTCCTCAAACAGAGCTTCAGCTTCGCTGGCTTCCCCTCCAACCATCCGCCGCCACCGCCCGCCATGGACCCCACCCTGCCCCACGCCTACCTGCGCGCCCCATCCCTCTCGCCGCCGGCTTCGTCCGACCTCTCCGAACTGCTCTCGCTCGCCTTCCACGACGTGGACGTGGCCTCTGCCTCCCTGGTAGCCGCAGCGGCGGCAGCCACCGCCGCGGCCTTGGAGGCCAGCGTCTGCGATCCCCAGCCTCAGTTCCTGCCCTCGCCTGACTCTGGCTGCTCCTCCTGCAGCCTGGCCTCCTCCTCGGCGctcctcccccccacacacagcctGCTGGAGCCAGCCGAGAGGTGCCTGCAGCAGAGCCCAACCGGAGGCCCCGGGGCCATGCTGaccgccgcctcctcctcctccactgccaTGGGGGTGCGGAGCCTCTCCCACACGTCACTCTCCGACCATGAGGGCGGGTGTGGTAGCTCTGCCAGCAGCCTGAGCGGCTCGGATTCCTGCGCCTCGGGGTTCGAGGGCGTCGGCAAACGGCTGCCCATCTTCAGCCAGCTGTCCGTGCCGGACGACGGCTTCTTCAGTGAGGGCAGCAGCACAGGCTTCTTCCTGTAG
- the zgc:114130 gene encoding mRNA decay activator protein ZFP36 isoform X2: protein MSALPVSPVGHKKIRPSCSFSSSSCLSDSKVNAAGTTGHWGQPADIPLPSNWNKMSFWAERSVSMVEGSTSSLGWASTEPGSCKPASASSCTSLPSVSMATSTATSTTSSRYKTELCRTYAERGMCKYGSKCQFAHGLEELRDLNRHPKYKTEPCRTFHSVGFCPYGIRCHFVHNNEDDDHAHAHTRPKQFSSSSSTGRVPSQRPPLLKQSFSFAGFPSNHPPPPPAMDPTLPHAYLRAPSLSPPASSDLSELLSLAFHDVDVASASLVAAAAAATAAALEASVCDPQPQFLPSPDSGCSSCSLASSSALLPPTHSLLEPAERCLQQSPTGGPGAMLTAASSSSTAMGVRSLSHTSLSDHEGGCGSSASSLSGSDSCASGFEGVGKRLPIFSQLSVPDDGFFSEGSSTGFFL, encoded by the coding sequence ATGTCTGCCTTGCCAGTTTCACCAGTCGgacacaaaaaaatcagaccctcctgttccttctcctcctcctcgtgctTGAGCGACTCCAAAGTCAACGCTGCGGGGACCACTGGCCATTGGGGGCAGCCCGCCGACATCCCTCTTCCCTCAAACTGGAACAAGATGTCATTCTGGGCCGAGCGTTCTGTCAGCATGGTGGAGGGCAGCACCAGCAGCCTGGGATGGGCCTCCACAGAGCCCGGCAGCTGCAAGCCGGCCTCAGCCAGCTCCTGCACTTCCCTGCCGTCCGTGTCGATGGCGACATCCACAGCCACGTCCACCACTTCGTCGCGCTACAAGACAGAGCTGTGCCGCACGTATGCCGAACGCGGCATGTGCAAGTACGGCAGCAAGTGCCAGTTCGCTCACGGCCTCGAGGAGCTGCGCGACCTCAACCGGCACCCCAAGTACAAGACGGAGCCGTGCCGCACGTTCCACTCAGTGGGCTTCTGTCCGTACGGCATCCGCTGCCACTTTGTACACAACAACGAGGACGACGaccacgcgcacgcacacactcgccCGAAGCagttttcctcttcctcctcaacAGGCCGTGTCCCATCCCAGCGTCCCCCTCTCCTCAAACAGAGCTTCAGCTTCGCTGGCTTCCCCTCCAACCATCCGCCGCCACCGCCCGCCATGGACCCCACCCTGCCCCACGCCTACCTGCGCGCCCCATCCCTCTCGCCGCCGGCTTCGTCCGACCTCTCCGAACTGCTCTCGCTCGCCTTCCACGACGTGGACGTGGCCTCTGCCTCCCTGGTAGCCGCAGCGGCGGCAGCCACCGCCGCGGCCTTGGAGGCCAGCGTCTGCGATCCCCAGCCTCAGTTCCTGCCCTCGCCTGACTCTGGCTGCTCCTCCTGCAGCCTGGCCTCCTCCTCGGCGctcctcccccccacacacagcctGCTGGAGCCAGCCGAGAGGTGCCTGCAGCAGAGCCCAACCGGAGGCCCCGGGGCCATGCTGaccgccgcctcctcctcctccactgccaTGGGGGTGCGGAGCCTCTCCCACACGTCACTCTCCGACCATGAGGGCGGGTGTGGTAGCTCTGCCAGCAGCCTGAGCGGCTCGGATTCCTGCGCCTCGGGGTTCGAGGGCGTCGGCAAACGGCTGCCCATCTTCAGCCAGCTGTCCGTGCCGGACGACGGCTTCTTCAGTGAGGGCAGCAGCACAGGCTTCTTCCTGTAG